One segment of Etheostoma cragini isolate CJK2018 chromosome 23, CSU_Ecrag_1.0, whole genome shotgun sequence DNA contains the following:
- the LOC117939052 gene encoding leucine-rich repeat-containing G-protein coupled receptor 5A-like, producing MTYVYAVCESLRSRLDANHISSVPIGCFSGLRSLRHLWLDDNALTEVPVEALGELPALQAMTLALNHISHVPDLAFGTLGRLVVLDLSSNQLSYLPLIGLKSLTHLRLAGNTQLMELIPREELPRVRVMELPHAFQCCAFVSCERRGGGASWEREDTADSIGTETSVLSSQVDQDWEDFLIEFEDEPKLQHSVHCSPAPGPLRPCLHLLGSWLIRGGVWLIAALSLVSNSLVVLSVFFSPAASVTPSKLLIGLLALVNGLMGVWSGWLAAVDAWTFGSFWRYGASWESSFLCRLSGFLCVFASQTGLFLLTAAALERCLAAGAARRRQPEGRSETTSHTSGGGLRRPLMGHGLDLKTSSRTRSETADGPTA from the exons ATGACGTACGTTTACGCTGTGTGTGAATCTCTCCGCAGCCGCCTGGATGCCAATCACATCTCCAGCGTTCCCATTGGCTGTTTCTCCGGCCTGCGCTCGCTCCGCCACCTGTGGTTGGACGATAACGCCCTGACGGAGGTGCCGGTGGAGGCGCTGGGCGAGCTGCCCGCCCTGCAGGCCATGACGCTCGCCCTGAACCACATCAGCCACGTCCCAGATCTGGCCTTCGGCACGCTGGGCCGCCTCGTGGTGCT CGACCTGtcgtccaatcagctgtcgtatctgcctctgattggtctAAAGAGTCTAACTCACCTGCGATTGGCTGGAAACACCCAGCTGATGGAGTTAATACCCCGAGAGGAGCTGCCCCGAGTcag ggtGATGGAGCTTCCTCACGCCTTCCAGTGCTGTGCCTTTGTTTCctgtgagaggagaggaggaggtgcaTCATGGGAGAGGGAGGACACCGCAGACTCCATCGGGACAGAGACGTCCGTCCTCTCCAGCCAAG TGGATCAGGACTGGGAGGATTTCTTGATAGAGTTTGAAGATGAACCCAAGCTTCAGCACTCGGTCCACTGCAGCCCTGCTCCAG GACCGCTCCGGCCCTGCCTCCATCTGCTCGGCAGCTGGTTGATCCGCGGCGGCGTGTGGCTGATTGCTGCGCTGTCATTGGTCAGCAACAGCCTGGTGGTCCTGTCGGTCTTCTTTTCTCCCGCCGCCTCAGTGACACCATCCAAGCTGCTGATTGGTCTTCTGGCCCTGGTGAACGGCCTGATGGGAGTGTGGAGCGGGTGGTTGGCGGCGGTGGATGCCTGGACGTTCGGCAGCTTTTGGAG GTATGGAGCGAGCTGGGAGAGCAGCTTCCTGTGTCGCCTCAGCGGCTTCCTGTGCGTGTTTGCGTCGCAGACCGGCCTCTTCCTGCTCACCGCCGCGGCTCTGGAGCGATGCCTGGCCGCCGGCGCCGCACGCCGCCGCCAACCCGAGGGACGCAGTG AAACCACTTCTCACACATCTGGGGGAGGTCTGCGTCGGCCTCTGATGGGACATGGACTGGACCTGAAGACCAGCAGTCGGACACGCTCCGAGACCGCTGACGGACCCACGGCCTGA